A window of the Synechococcus sp. LTW-R genome harbors these coding sequences:
- a CDS encoding glycoside hydrolase family 57 protein, whose product MAAGPADAGDLALVLHAHLPYVHSSAPGSLEEDWYFQALLECYLPLLDTLEAAAADPAQRPRLTMGLSPTLLSLLSNTLLSQRFLPWLEVREELLRQAPADHGAAAADLGLKLQRAKQAWVQAGGNLLPRFQRLQQLGVLDLLTCGATHGYLPLLRDCPEAVRAQLLTAVREHERLLGVRPLGIWLPECAYYEGLDRLLVSCGLRYAILDAHGLLHGQPRPRYGVYAPICSPGGMAFFGRDSESTLPVWSAREGYPGDPSYREFHRDLGWDLPQEELQTRGITSQRPLGLKLHRVTGRQCSLEDKQAYEPEQAGVTVKRDAQHFLAGRAQQLEDLSDSMERRPLLVAPFDAELFGHWWFEGPQFLAELFRQAPRQGVGLATLRETLSRGDALQLCQPSPSSWGQGGYHTYWLNESNAWVIPEWNRASRAMVDRVSRGVGSEQAREWLQQAGRELLLAQSSDWSFILRAGTTTELAKERIERHLERFWLLIEAINTNTPPPEGWLEAVQREDGLFPLINAADWARLPTP is encoded by the coding sequence TTGGCCGCAGGACCCGCTGACGCTGGCGATCTAGCGCTGGTTCTCCACGCGCACCTGCCATACGTGCACTCCAGCGCACCCGGCTCCCTGGAGGAGGACTGGTACTTCCAGGCCCTCCTGGAGTGCTACTTGCCGCTGCTGGACACCCTGGAGGCCGCCGCCGCGGACCCCGCGCAGCGGCCGCGACTGACCATGGGTCTCTCGCCAACGCTCCTCTCCCTGCTGAGCAACACGCTCCTCAGCCAACGCTTTCTCCCCTGGCTGGAGGTGCGCGAGGAGCTGCTGCGCCAAGCGCCAGCGGACCATGGCGCTGCGGCTGCCGACCTCGGCCTCAAGCTCCAACGGGCCAAACAGGCCTGGGTCCAAGCGGGCGGCAATCTGCTGCCCCGCTTTCAGCGGCTGCAGCAGCTCGGGGTGCTCGATCTGCTCACCTGCGGGGCCACCCACGGCTATCTGCCGCTGCTGCGGGATTGCCCGGAAGCCGTTCGCGCGCAGCTGCTGACCGCGGTGCGCGAACACGAGCGTTTGCTCGGTGTGCGGCCCCTGGGCATCTGGCTCCCGGAATGCGCCTACTACGAAGGGCTGGATCGGCTGCTGGTCAGCTGCGGCCTGCGCTACGCGATCCTCGACGCCCACGGCCTGCTCCATGGACAGCCGCGGCCGCGCTATGGGGTCTACGCACCGATCTGCAGTCCCGGTGGGATGGCCTTCTTCGGACGGGACAGCGAATCCACCCTGCCCGTTTGGAGCGCCCGGGAGGGCTACCCCGGCGACCCCAGCTACCGGGAATTCCATCGGGATCTGGGCTGGGATCTGCCGCAGGAGGAGCTGCAGACGCGGGGCATTACCAGCCAACGCCCCCTGGGCCTCAAGCTCCATCGCGTCACCGGCAGGCAGTGCAGCCTCGAGGACAAGCAGGCCTACGAGCCCGAGCAGGCCGGGGTGACGGTGAAGCGCGACGCACAACACTTCCTGGCTGGCCGAGCCCAGCAGCTCGAGGACCTCAGCGACTCGATGGAACGCCGTCCGCTGCTGGTGGCGCCCTTCGATGCCGAGCTCTTTGGCCACTGGTGGTTTGAAGGCCCCCAATTCCTCGCTGAGCTCTTCCGCCAAGCCCCGCGCCAGGGTGTCGGCCTAGCCACCCTGCGGGAGACCCTGAGCCGCGGGGATGCCCTGCAGCTCTGCCAGCCCTCCCCCTCCAGCTGGGGGCAAGGCGGCTATCACACCTACTGGCTCAACGAAAGCAACGCCTGGGTCATCCCCGAATGGAACCGAGCCTCCCGGGCGATGGTCGATCGCGTCAGCCGCGGGGTCGGCAGCGAGCAGGCCAGGGAGTGGCTGCAGCAGGCCGGCCGGGAGTTGTTGCTCGCCCAAAGTTCAGATTGGAGCTTCATCCTCCGGGCCGGCACGACGACGGAGCTGGCGAAGGAGCGCATCGAGCGCCATCTCGAGCGCTTCTGGCTGCTGATCGAGGCGATCAACACCAACACCCCACCGCCGGAGGGATGGCTGGAGGCGGTCCAACGGGAGGACGGGCTCTTCCCCCTGATCAACGCCGCCGACTGGGCCCGGCTTCCCACCCCATGA
- the arsS gene encoding arsenosugar biosynthesis radical SAM (seleno)protein ArsS (Some members of this family are selenoproteins.), producing the protein MSDPRPSLLAPKAQQALLNAALPPELGFEPTLRSHDAAPPERSRLRVLQLNLGKLCNMQCSHCHVDAGPHQGHTQMGDAVVEACIAAIDRLRPEVLDLTGGAPELHPRFRDLIRAARERNCHVIDRCNLTVLLLPALGDLVGFLAEHQVEIVASLPQPEESSTNAQRGEGTWEASIEALRRLNANGYGQGDSARQLTLMSNPCGTQLQQLTPCDEVRWKAELQDQAGVSFDRLIGLNNMPIARFLQQLQADGHVNCYLKLIQGAFNPGALSGLMCRDTLSVAADGSLYDCDFNQMLDLPLRGGARIDAIGLEQWMDQPIRWGNHCFGCTAGQGSSCAGATA; encoded by the coding sequence ATGAGCGATCCCCGTCCATCTCTGCTGGCGCCCAAGGCCCAGCAGGCGTTACTCAACGCTGCGCTCCCGCCGGAGTTGGGCTTCGAGCCCACCTTGCGCAGCCATGACGCCGCCCCGCCCGAGCGCAGTCGACTGCGGGTGCTCCAACTCAATCTCGGCAAGCTCTGCAACATGCAGTGCTCCCACTGCCACGTGGATGCCGGCCCCCATCAAGGTCACACCCAGATGGGCGACGCGGTCGTCGAGGCCTGCATCGCAGCCATCGACCGGCTCAGGCCGGAGGTGCTGGATCTCACAGGTGGGGCCCCCGAACTGCACCCTCGTTTTCGCGATTTGATCCGTGCCGCCCGCGAGAGGAACTGCCATGTGATCGACCGCTGCAACCTCACGGTTCTGTTGCTGCCAGCCCTGGGCGACCTCGTGGGTTTTCTGGCGGAACACCAGGTGGAAATCGTCGCCAGCCTGCCCCAACCGGAGGAGAGCAGCACCAACGCCCAACGGGGGGAGGGCACCTGGGAGGCCTCGATAGAAGCCCTGCGCCGTCTCAATGCCAACGGCTACGGCCAAGGGGACAGTGCGCGGCAACTCACCTTGATGAGCAATCCCTGCGGCACCCAACTGCAACAGCTCACGCCCTGCGATGAGGTGCGCTGGAAGGCGGAGCTGCAGGACCAAGCCGGCGTCAGCTTCGATCGGCTCATCGGTCTGAACAACATGCCGATCGCCCGCTTCCTGCAACAGCTGCAGGCCGATGGACACGTCAACTGTTATCTGAAGCTGATCCAGGGCGCCTTCAATCCAGGGGCTCTCTCCGGACTGATGTGCCGCGACACCCTCTCGGTGGCCGCGGACGGATCGCTCTACGACTGCGACTTCAACCAGATGCTCGATCTTCCGCTGCGTGGGGGAGCCCGCATCGACGCCATCGGACTGGAGCAATGGATGGATCAACCGATCCGCTGGGGCAACCACTGCTTCGGCTGCACCGCCGGCCAGGGGAGCTCCTGCGCGGGCGCTACGGCTTAA
- the gyrA gene encoding DNA gyrase subunit A: MADPTEPRELPSGDGEGPGGSDGRIIQADLRNEMSRSYLEYAMSVIVGRALPDARDGLKPVHRRILYAMYELGLTSDRPYRKCARVVGEVLGKYHPHGDTAVYDALVRMAQDFSMRMPLIDGHGNFGSVDNDPPAAMRYTESRLRALTTDSLLEDIESETVDFIDNFDGSQQEPTVMPARIPQLLLNGSTGIAVGMATNIPPHNLTELIDGLLALIANPEVSDRELTSIVKGPDFPTGGQILGRRGIREMYETGRGSVTMRGVAAIETVEAKGRPDRDAVIITELPYQTNKAALIERIAELVNDKKLDGIADIRDESDRDGMRIVIELRRDAYPQVVLNNLFKLTPLQSNFSAYMLALVNGEPVLLTLRKMLEVFLEFRVETIERRTRYLLRKAEERDHILLGLLIALANLDAIIALIRGAADTATARLDLVQQFGLSEIQADAILQMQLRRLTALEADKIRLEHEDLLAKITDYKDILVRKERVYGLITEELGVIRSRYDSPRRTEILDIEGGLEDIDLIANERSVVLLTENGYLKRMPVSEFEATSRGTRGKAGTKTQGEEAVRLFISCNDHDSLLLFSDRGVVYTVPAYRVPLCSRAAKGTPIVQLLPIPREEQITSLLAVSEFAEDAVLVMLTSGGYIKRTRLSAFANIRSNGLIAISLEEGDALTWVRLAQPGDSVLIGSRNGMTIHFRLSDEELRPLGRTARGVRAMNLRPGDQLVSMDVLPVELADRVEGSSAGSDDDDAEEVAPSDGPWVLVASASGLGKRVPVDQFRLQKRAGMGLRAMKFRRDGDVLVGLRVLGSGEELLLISERGVIVRMQADAVPQQSRAATGVKLQRLDSGDRLSEVVLVPPAQEDEDALEEGATAETESESLNESTEA; encoded by the coding sequence CGGATCCGACGGCCGAATTATTCAGGCTGACCTTCGCAACGAGATGTCGCGCTCCTATTTGGAGTACGCGATGAGCGTGATCGTGGGACGGGCGCTGCCCGATGCCCGCGATGGTTTGAAACCCGTGCACCGGCGGATCCTGTACGCCATGTACGAGCTGGGCCTCACGAGTGATCGGCCTTATCGAAAGTGCGCCCGTGTGGTGGGTGAGGTGCTCGGTAAGTACCACCCCCACGGTGATACCGCCGTCTACGACGCGCTGGTGCGCATGGCGCAGGACTTTTCCATGCGCATGCCGCTCATCGACGGCCACGGCAACTTCGGTTCGGTGGATAACGATCCGCCTGCCGCCATGCGATACACCGAATCGCGGCTGAGGGCGCTGACGACCGACAGCTTGCTGGAGGACATCGAGAGCGAAACCGTCGATTTCATCGACAACTTCGATGGCTCCCAGCAAGAACCAACGGTGATGCCGGCGCGCATCCCGCAGTTGCTGCTGAATGGCTCGACGGGGATCGCGGTGGGCATGGCCACCAACATTCCGCCCCACAACCTCACCGAGCTGATTGATGGCCTGCTCGCGCTGATCGCTAACCCCGAAGTCAGCGATCGTGAGCTGACCTCCATCGTCAAAGGACCTGACTTCCCCACCGGCGGTCAAATCCTGGGTCGGCGCGGGATTCGGGAGATGTACGAAACCGGCCGCGGTTCCGTCACGATGCGCGGTGTGGCCGCGATTGAGACGGTCGAGGCCAAGGGGCGTCCCGATCGCGACGCCGTGATCATCACGGAGTTGCCTTATCAGACCAATAAGGCCGCGCTGATCGAGCGCATTGCCGAGTTGGTGAACGACAAGAAGCTCGACGGGATTGCCGACATTCGCGACGAATCCGACCGCGACGGCATGCGGATCGTCATCGAATTGCGCCGGGATGCCTATCCCCAGGTGGTGCTGAACAACCTGTTCAAGCTCACGCCACTGCAGAGCAATTTCAGTGCCTACATGCTCGCGCTGGTGAACGGCGAGCCGGTGCTGCTCACCCTGCGCAAGATGCTCGAGGTCTTCCTCGAGTTCCGGGTCGAGACGATTGAGCGCCGGACCCGTTATCTGCTGCGCAAGGCCGAGGAGCGCGACCACATCCTGCTCGGTCTACTGATCGCGCTGGCCAACCTCGACGCGATCATTGCCTTGATCCGCGGGGCCGCTGACACGGCGACCGCCCGTCTGGATTTAGTGCAGCAGTTCGGGCTGAGTGAAATCCAAGCCGACGCGATCCTGCAGATGCAGCTGCGTCGCCTGACCGCCCTCGAGGCCGACAAGATCCGCCTTGAGCACGAGGACCTGCTCGCCAAGATCACCGATTACAAGGACATCCTGGTCCGCAAAGAACGGGTCTATGGCTTGATCACCGAGGAGCTGGGAGTGATTCGCTCCCGCTACGACTCCCCGCGTCGCACCGAGATCCTCGATATCGAAGGGGGTCTTGAAGACATCGATCTGATCGCGAACGAGCGCTCGGTCGTTCTGCTGACGGAGAACGGCTACCTCAAGCGGATGCCGGTGAGTGAGTTCGAAGCCACCAGCCGCGGCACCCGTGGCAAGGCCGGCACGAAGACCCAGGGAGAGGAGGCGGTTCGGCTGTTTATCAGTTGCAACGACCATGACTCGTTGCTGCTGTTCTCGGATCGCGGTGTCGTTTACACCGTGCCCGCCTACCGGGTCCCCCTCTGCAGCCGGGCTGCCAAGGGCACGCCAATCGTTCAGCTCTTGCCGATCCCGCGTGAGGAGCAGATCACCTCATTGCTGGCCGTCAGTGAGTTCGCGGAAGATGCCGTTCTGGTAATGCTCACGAGTGGCGGCTACATCAAGCGCACCCGGCTCTCGGCCTTCGCCAACATCCGCTCCAATGGCCTGATTGCGATCTCGCTCGAGGAGGGGGATGCCCTGACCTGGGTGCGTCTGGCGCAGCCGGGCGACAGCGTCCTGATTGGTTCGCGGAACGGGATGACCATCCACTTCCGCCTCAGTGACGAGGAGCTTCGGCCCTTGGGCCGCACGGCCCGTGGCGTGCGGGCGATGAACCTCCGCCCTGGCGATCAGCTGGTGAGCATGGACGTCCTGCCGGTTGAGCTCGCCGATCGCGTCGAAGGCAGCAGTGCCGGCAGCGACGACGATGACGCGGAGGAGGTCGCCCCCAGCGATGGTCCCTGGGTGCTCGTAGCCTCCGCGAGCGGCTTGGGTAAGCGCGTTCCCGTGGATCAGTTCCGCCTGCAGAAGCGTGCCGGCATGGGCCTGCGGGCGATGAAATTCCGCCGCGACGGCGACGTGCTCGTCGGCCTGCGGGTGCTCGGCTCGGGTGAGGAGTTGCTGCTGATCAGTGAGCGCGGGGTGATCGTGCGGATGCAGGCTGATGCGGTGCCGCAGCAGTCCCGCGCCGCCACCGGCGTCAAGCTGCAGCGCCTCGACAGCGGCGATCGCCTCTCGGAAGTGGTTCTGGTGCCTCCCGCCCAGGAGGACGAAGACGCGCTCGAGGAGGGCGCGACCGCCGAGACCGAGAGCGAGAGCCTCAACGAGAGCACGGAAGCCTGA
- the crtL gene encoding lycopene beta cyclase, translated as MTAEVLVMGAGPAALCIAAALVERGVKVAAVAPSSPEAPWLNTYGIWGPEVDALGLDHLLGHRWSHTSSYFGADLGSQPFAHGIDYGLFDKAALQRHWLTPCQAAGVAWTRGAVVAMEHHERSSVVTTDQGDRLEARLVLDCTGHHSPFLKRPDEGPVAGQAAYGIVGRFSKPPVEPGQFVLMDYRCDHLSEAERRCGPPTFLYAMDFGEGRFFVEETSLALAPAVPYDVLKARLLKRLAHRGIDVLAVEEEEFCLFPMNMPLPDLDQQLLAFGGGATLVHPASGYMVGSLLRRAPALAQAIADGLADANLPSPSLARAAWQALWPLELQRKHALYRFGLEKLMRYPEGQLRQFFATFFSLPTPQWYGFLTNTLTLPALVGAMVRLFAVAPWSVRLGLMQQQGRELPLMLRLLKP; from the coding sequence ATGACTGCCGAGGTCTTGGTGATGGGCGCTGGTCCAGCGGCGCTCTGCATCGCGGCAGCGCTCGTCGAGCGTGGCGTGAAGGTCGCGGCTGTTGCCCCCTCCTCACCGGAGGCTCCCTGGCTGAACACCTACGGCATCTGGGGGCCGGAGGTGGATGCCTTGGGCCTGGACCACTTGCTCGGTCACCGCTGGAGCCACACGAGCAGCTACTTCGGTGCAGACCTGGGCAGTCAGCCCTTTGCCCATGGCATCGACTACGGCCTCTTCGACAAGGCCGCGCTTCAGCGTCATTGGTTGACCCCCTGCCAGGCTGCCGGTGTTGCTTGGACGCGTGGGGCCGTTGTGGCGATGGAGCACCACGAGCGGAGCTCGGTGGTCACGACCGATCAGGGGGATCGGCTCGAGGCCCGCTTGGTGCTCGATTGCACTGGCCATCACAGCCCATTCCTCAAGCGTCCGGACGAGGGGCCGGTGGCGGGGCAGGCGGCCTACGGAATCGTGGGTCGCTTCTCGAAACCCCCGGTGGAGCCCGGGCAGTTTGTCCTGATGGATTACCGCTGCGACCACCTGAGTGAGGCCGAGCGCCGCTGCGGACCTCCGACCTTTCTCTATGCGATGGACTTCGGTGAGGGGCGGTTCTTTGTCGAGGAAACCTCCTTGGCCTTGGCTCCAGCGGTTCCCTACGACGTGCTCAAGGCACGTCTGCTGAAGCGGCTCGCGCACCGCGGCATCGACGTCCTGGCCGTGGAGGAGGAGGAGTTCTGTCTCTTCCCGATGAACATGCCCCTGCCGGATTTAGATCAGCAGTTGCTCGCCTTCGGTGGTGGCGCCACCTTGGTTCATCCCGCCTCCGGCTACATGGTCGGCTCGCTGCTGCGGCGGGCACCCGCGCTGGCTCAGGCCATTGCCGATGGCCTGGCCGATGCCAACCTCCCCTCGCCATCCCTGGCCCGGGCGGCTTGGCAGGCCCTCTGGCCCTTGGAGCTGCAGCGCAAACATGCGCTCTATCGCTTTGGCCTGGAGAAGTTGATGCGCTACCCCGAGGGGCAGCTCAGGCAGTTCTTCGCCACGTTCTTCTCCCTTCCGACGCCGCAGTGGTACGGCTTCTTGACCAACACCTTGACCCTGCCGGCCTTGGTGGGCGCGATGGTGCGGCTCTTCGCCGTGGCCCCCTGGAGTGTGCGGCTGGGCTTGATGCAGCAGCAGGGACGGGAGCTGCCGTTGATGCTGCGGTTGCTTAAGCCGTAG